From Malus sylvestris chromosome 1, drMalSylv7.2, whole genome shotgun sequence:
AAAATaagtaacaaaataaaaagaaattactAGATCTCGACCGTCCATCAAAACCCAGATCTAAGAGCCGATGTGAGTCTCCACGTGGACCAATAGGAAAACCCGAAAGAGCAAATCCCATGAATCTAAGCCAACACAACCGCGAAGAAAACTCCAGCAAGAGCAGTTCCAGCAATAGCAACGCGGCTGATGGCGGAGGTGCCACTTGGAGGAAGAGCGTCAGCCGGTGGGGAGTTCGGGCTTGAGCCTGAGGGAGCAGCTGACGATGATGGAGACTTAGCTGCTGGAGTGGAAGCTGGGGTGGAAGCTGGTGTGGAAGCTGGTGGGGAGGCACTTGGGGTTGGTGCTGTCACTGGTGATGGAGTTGGTGACGCGGTTGGTGTTTTGCTGGGTGATGGAACTGGTACGGCTGATGGCGGTGTGGCGGTTGGTGGGGTGGCGGTTGGCGACTTTGCGGTTGGGGGTGAGGCTGTGGGTGCAGCTCCTGGGGCTTGGGCTATGCATGATGTGGCCAACAGACCCAAAACCATCAAAACTTGGAACCCTGCAAAATCCATCTtcatttttagagagagagagagagagagagagagagagagagagagaatttgaTGAGTGagcgagagagagggggagttTCAGAGATGTGTAGGGGTTTCAAAAGGAGAGGAGAATATAAAAAGGTTGGAGATGaggttttgggggggggggggtgggcgTTGGgtgtagggatgggcaacggttatggcggacGAGTAACCGCAGTTATTTAtctataaccgtttatgctcataccagtataaccgtttacccgttgagttatttacccataatcgtttatgctcatacccgtTGGGTTATTTACCCAACTTGGGTCTGCCGCTGCTGAGGGACAGCGTTACAAATTCAATAATGCTAATTTGAGATTCCTTCAATGGTTAAATTATATTTATACACGCACAATCACATTGCGTTTTTATtaaatatagatatatatatatatatatgtatgtatatatatatatatatatgtatatatctaaCTTTACAAATACCTAAATTTTGTTAAGCCAGCGAGGGTAGAGGTGTGATTAGCTAGTCAGCCATTTACACTATTTCTAATTGTTTGAACTTTCTTCAAGGATCATTTACGGGTCGAACCACCAATAACGGTTTTGTTTCGCTTCGACGTGTGTCGTGATCAGGGTTATATCACTAATTTAGTTTGGACTGTAAATTATTGAAGATTGCAATTTTTATGTCGGAAATTTCACTAAATATATTACCGCTTATATTAAATGATTATACTTTCAATTGCACTGAGTTCTGTTATAATGAAGCTCTTCACTTATCAAATTGTGCATGTATTTAAGTTAGGACAATTTATGCGTGTAATTATTCCTGAATCACCGACAAGGCCCTAAAATCTCATCATTGACGTAAACATGGTTTGTGAGCTTTAAGATTGTATGACGATGGGGGAAATGGTTTGAAAATGTCACATGTTTTTGGTTGCTGATGAGGGTTAGTAATACGTCTCTTTCTACCGCATTTTCTGGTGTATTAGTTTTCTTAGTAATATAATAGTGCAGAGCTCAGCTTTTAACAGTCTGGATTCGGTCGTTTTGCCCTTTTCAACAACTACAAGCTTGGTGGGTGGTTTTACAAAAATGAGTCTTTCATTATCAGCAATCACACCATTTCATTTAACATGCATTCTATGGTTATTTAGATTAATTTTTTGATTCTTGtgatttgttgtgattttcaaTTTGGTACTTATGCTTATATCTGTTAGTCAGTTTGATCATTTTTGAGTAATTTTAGAGTTCATGTGCCTATGTATGTGTAACACAATAActcacaaaattaaaaaaaaatatttaatgagAAAAACACATCACTCAAATTCATAAAACTCCAAacacaaagaccaaaatgaaaaattgagcAAAATACAAGAACCAACATAGTATTTAACTCTTTAGATTGCCATCAAATGCACCAAATTTGCATAATCAATTGGAGTTGTCGTTTACAATATAATAAATGTTGCATAATCAATATTCTTCTTGTAGTTAGTTGCCGTATAACATTCAATCTTTACTTTGCTATATGAGATTTTGAGTTTAAATTTGATAAACGATCATTGTTGATTGATTAATGTGTATATTTATAACCTATATatctttttatatttaaaaaaaaccctATATTCGAAATTGTATTTTACTACAAAAAGTATCCATGAATATTGTTACTATGATTAATATGCATAGGATAGATAAAAAGCATGTGCAGGCCATTTGGATGAGGACCTTTTGTTGCATACAATAGACTCTTACCAAATGTATGGCACATGTATCGTATATGTGAGCTGTGTGATTAGCCGTCCTGTGTGGGATAACTGGGGTGGGAgaaaatgtattataatgtGTAATCTTATTTTAACAGATTATATTATAGTTTTAATCATGTCACCGTTGCTGAGTTGCAAATGGAAAACAACTAACATGCTCATTTCAACTAACACAATAAAATATTCGTTGGCTTCCAAAAGCTTATTGTCTTCTTCGCGTCCTTTGACTCCGTGCATGGAGGATCGGAATGAAATACGCGTAAGTTCTGGGGCATTTGAAGAGGACTACTCTCGTCCCATCTTTTTCCTTGTGAAAATTACCAATTCTTTTGCTTGAACAGATAGGGTGAAATTCC
This genomic window contains:
- the LOC126619591 gene encoding classical arabinogalactan protein 4-like; the encoded protein is MKMDFAGFQVLMVLGLLATSCIAQAPGAAPTASPPTAKSPTATPPTATPPSAVPVPSPSKTPTASPTPSPVTAPTPSASPPASTPASTPASTPAAKSPSSSAAPSGSSPNSPPADALPPSGTSAISRVAIAGTALAGVFFAVVLA